Below is a genomic region from Castanea sativa cultivar Marrone di Chiusa Pesio chromosome 2, ASM4071231v1.
aaaaaaaaaaaatgttcagtatattccattcttttcttttctccttcccTCCTTGGTACCAAACATGCATGTGAGAAACATTTTCTATCCTTTCTTTTCCCATTCTCTTTTTTCGATCTTTTCCCAGCCCTTAATTGCAAGTTGCAACCAAACACAGTGTTAGTTTCCTAGAAATTCAAAAAGCATGGGACTCCTCCATACATGAAtaccttttttccttttcaaagcGTTCACTTTCCCTTTCCTAATtgttaactttttatatatatatatatatatattttaatcaatGATTGAGATTAAAAGTCACTTTTTACAATTACCAATCTCGACCACTCTTTAGTTTCCTGAAATCTGAAAAAGTGTGGATCGTGGAATAAATTTGTATACTGCATTGCGCGTTGTCAGGAAAAAGTAAGAATAGATAATTATTATGTTGTGCAATAAGCGctggacccaaaaaaaaaaaaaaaaaaggctgaaaacATAGACGCACAGTCTGTAAACGCAAACCAGACGCACTGTTTATGAAATGCATTTACATGGGAAAGCATCACACACCTTTCTCTCCGgacttcttcttttcctctttttattttttttttattttttattttttattctctttcttgTTTCTTATCTCTAAGTCTCTAACTTTATCTCAGTCCCTCGATcctgtgtttgtgtttatgaaCAGAGCAACCATATCAGCTCgttcaaattttttgtctattttacacgaaaaaacttactttttctattttacacattcacttttacaaaacacccacatcagtttatctattctacacatttattcaataaaatattcattcttttcccataaaaactttctttaaatggattattaatcaTTGCTTTAAGGGCATCCGTtagcatttctcaaaaaagtaaacatttttctttttatttctctattatttgcaacccaaaccaaaaaaaaatatgttcagtatattccattcttttcttttctccttcccTCCTTGGTACCAAACATGCATGTGAGAAACATTTTCTATCCTTTCTTTTCCcattctcttttttcctttttttcccatCCCTTACTTGCAagttccaaccaaacacaatgtTAGTTTCCTGGTAATTCAAAAAGCATGGGACTCCTCCATACAtgaacaacttttttatttttcaaagcGTTCACTTTCCCTTTCCTaattgtttactttttttatatgtattttttaatcaatgatTGAGATTAAAGGTTACTTTTTACAATTACCAATCTCGACCACTCTTTAGTTTCCTGAAATTTGAAAAAGCGTGGATCGTGGAATAAATTTGTATACTGCATTGCGCGTTGTCAGGAAAAAGTAAGAATAGAAGACTATTATGTCGTGCAATAAGCgctggacaaaaaaaaaaggctgaaaacGCAGACGCATAGTATGCAAACGCAAACCAGACACACTGTTTATGAAATGCATTTACATGGGAAAGCATCACGCACCTTTCTCTCCGgacttcttcttttcctctttttttttttaatttttttttattctctttcttgTTTCTTATCTCTAAGTCTCTAACTTTATCTCAGTCCCTCGATcctgtgtttgtgtttatgaaCAGAGCAACCATATCAGTTCGTTCAaattttctgtctattttacaagaaaaaacttacttttttctattttacacattcacttttacaaaacacccacatcactttatctattctacacatttgttgaataaaatattcattctttttacattcttttcccataaaaactttctttaaatggattattaatcaTTGCTGTAAGGGCATCCGTtagcatttctcaaaaaagtaaacatttttctttttatttctctattatttgcaacccaaacaaaaaaaaaaatgttcagtttattcaattcttttcttttctccttcccTCCTTGGTACCAAACATGCATGTGAGAAACATTTTCTATCCTTTCTTTTCCcattctcttttttccttcttttcccATCCCttacttgcaagttgcaaccaAACACAGTGTTAGTTTCTTGGAAATTCAAAAAGCATGGGACTCCTCCATACATGaatagcttttttctttttcaaagcgTTCACTTTCCCTTTCCTAATtgttaaccttttttttatatattttttaatcaatgatTGAGATTAAAAGTTACTTTTTACAATTACCAATCTCGACCACTCTTTAGTTTCCTGAAATCTGAAAAAGCGTGGATCGTGGAATAAATTTGTATACTGCATTGCTCGTTGTCAGGAAAAAGTAAGAATAGAAAACTATTATGTCGTGCAATAAGCgctggaccaaaaaaaaaaaaaaggctgaaaatGCAGACGCATAGTCTGCAAACGCAAACCAAATGCACTGTTTATGAAATGCATTTACATGGGAAAGCATCACGCACCTTTCTCTCCGgacttcttcttttcctctttttattttttttattttttattttttattttctttcttgtttcttaTCTCTAAGTCTCTAACTTTTATCTCAGTCCCTCGATcctgtgtttgtgtttatgaaCAGAGCAACCATATCAGCTCGTTCAaattttctgtctattttacacgaaaaaacttactttttctattttacacacacTTTTACAAagcacccacatcagtttatctattctacacatttattcaataaaatattcattctttttacattcttttcccataaaaattttctttaaatggattattaatcaTTGCTTTAAAGGCATCCGTTAGTATTTCTCAAAAAagtaaacatttttctttttatttctctattatttgcaacccaaaccaaaaaaaaaaaatgttctgtatattccattcttttcttttctccttcccTCCTTGGTACCAAACATGCATGTGAGAAACATTTTCTATCCTTTCTTTTCCCgttctcttttttccttcttttcccatcccttgcaagttgcaaccaAACATAGTGTTAGTTTCCTAGAAATTCAAAAAGCATGGGACTCCTCCATACATGAacaacttttttccttttcaaagcATTCACTTTCCCTTTCCTAattgttaactttttttatatatattttttaatcaatgattgagattgaaagttactTTTTACAATTACCAATCTTGACCACTCTTTGGTTTCCTGAAATTTGAAAAAGCGTGGATCCTAGAATAAATTTGTATACTGCATTGTGGGTTGTCAGGAAAAAGTAAGAATAGAAAACTATTATGTCATGCAATAAGCgctggaccaaaaaaaaaaaaaagggctgaaAACGCAGATGCACAGTCTGCAAACGCAAACCAGACGCACTGTTTATGAAGTGCATTTACATGGGAAAGCATCATGCACCTTTCTCTTCGgacttcttcttttcctctttttattttttttttattttttattttttattctctttcttgTTTCTTATCTTTAAGTCTCTAACTTTATCTCAGTCCCTCGATcctgtgtttgtgtttatgaaCAGAGCAACCATATCAGCTCGTTCAaattttctgtctattttacaagaaaaaacttacttttttctattttacacattcacttttacaaaacacccacatcactttatctattctacacatttattcaataaaatattcatcctttttacattttttattatttccttcccTCTCCTCCTCTCTGAACCCTCTCACAGACCCAACCTAAATCCAACCACCAGCCAGCTAGCCACCACCATCAAACCCACCCAGCCACCACCATCAACCCACAATCATCAACCACCATCACCCCATAGAAAATCTAAACAGAAATTTCAAACCCCACCGTAAATCCAAACCCCAAAGAAAATTGAGACCCCTGAACCCATCATCAACAACTCATCGTCTCGATCTTCGGCGGCGTTGGAGTTCGAGACCTTGGCCCCACGAAAAACCCCATGGCACCAGAGGAGGCACTGGAGCTGTCCAGGTAGTAACGAGCTTCGCCCTCCATGTCCAATCAATTCTCCGTCACCGTCTCCGTTTCCAAACGGATTGTTGGATTGGAGAGGCTGATCGGCGTTCCCAACTAATTCGCCGCCCAAACTCGCCGATCGGACTCAGTCTATGGCGCGCGAGATCTCCGCCAGACTCTGTCCATGGCGCGCGAGATTTCCGCCGAGATCAGCCTaagattttgaagaagaaggagaagctGATCGGGAAAGAgatgagaggaagagagagttgtGATGAATGGTAAAGAGAGAGCTGAGATGAGAGAGTCAAGCGTAGtatgagagagaagaaattattaaattaatctATACACGAGCTACGGTGACCGTGTATATATGCACGGTCACTgtaacatttttacatttttgcaCCATTTTAGACAACTTTACATCTATTGATATGAATATTTTTTGAgcaaaatgtataaaataaaaaaaattatgtattataaaatattttccaccaTCTGAAATTATAAATTGTTTCTCTCTCGTGTTTGTTTTATGATTTGCTCATAGCTACTCTATGTCAATCAGCGGAGTAGTTGGTAAAGCAGAGTGCTCTCCACCGTTCTTCTTCTCCCTCAAACGCGTGTCCTGTGTTCGTGTCAATGAATAGAGTTGTGGCTGACCACAAAGGCTACCAAAGAGATAACATCAAATAAATTAAGaccaaaagacaaaacaaaCCCTTTCAGCCTGCTTATATATTAAGGGTAAAAAAGTCATTAcaattattaaacaaataataaagaaagattcAGAAGGTGCTGGACAAGTCGGTCAAAAAAAGAGATAACATGAAATAAATTAGGatcaaaagacaaaacaaaCCCTTTCAGCTTGGTTGTATATTAAGGGTAAAAAAGTCattacaattattaaaaaaataataaaaaatgatccagaaggtGCTGGATAAacacagtaaaaaaaattaaaaaaaaaggtggacaAAAGAATCCCACAGACAATAAAGAAATAACAATAAAGATAGAGGAAAAAGGTGGATGACAAAACAAACACAGAAACAATAAACAAATAGCACACAAGGTGCTCGACAAAAGCACAGTTCACCAGGTGCATTCGCTCTTTTTAATATAGAAGATAATAGAAGTAAGAATAGAAAACTTTTATGTTCTGTTATTTATTTCCGCTCTTTAGTTTCCTGGAAATTGAAGAAGTGTGGGACTGCTTTCATACATGCTCTTTTTTCAAAGCGTTCACACCCTTTCCCAAATATTCTTGGATGGAAACCCAAAGACCCGTGATACTTTACATTGCTGTTGTCAAACAAATGCCAAATGCCAACTCACAATTCCTTTACATACACCCACTCTCACTCTAAAACTTTCTTCTATTTAACTCCAAATTTCCATTTCGACTTGATCTCTCTGTCTGATTCAATTCACTCCTTTTATCAATTTCGCAATCAAACACTGATTCAGAGCATTTCAATCAAGTCTGAGCCTCACAGAACCGGGGCTCTTCTGGTGCAAGACTCAATCTTCAAAACCGTGATCCTACTGTCAAAAAGGTATAGTTCATCAAAAGGTATAGTTCTCCCATTTCTTTTAATTCCCCCACTTTATCAAATCTCTGATCTTCTCGATCTTTTGCTTATAGATCCCAATGGTTTTCCTGACCAACGAAGGAgcctcctcctcttcttccaCTTGTCGAAAGAAGTATGATGTCTTTTTGAGTTTTAGAGGTGAAGATACCCGTACAGGTTTTACTACCTATTTATATAAGGCTTTGGAACAAAAAGGCATTAACACCTTTATGGACGATAAGCTTCCGAGGGGAGAAGAAATTTCTGCGGAACTTCTCAAAACAATCGAAGAGTCAATGATTTTAGTTATTGTGTTTTCTAAAAACTATGCAGAGTCTAAATGGTGTTTGAACGAACTTGTTAAGATTGTTGAGTGTTCGAAAAATGACCAAATGGTTCTACTTCGaccaattttttataatgtagaACCAAGAGAAGTACGTCATCAATTGGGAAACTTTGGGATAGCGCTAGCAAACCATGAAAAGGAGTTCAAGGATAACATGGAGAAGATGCCGAGATGGAGGGAAGCCCTAGGTAAAGCAGCTAATGTGTCTGGATCATATTATCAGGATGGGTatgtatctattttttttattttgagaaagatatatatgtaattgttgATATAATGATTCATGTTTTTATACTTCTAATGGTTTACCAAAACCACTGCATGCAAAAGTATGAAAGTATTCtattttgatcatatcattTGGTAGGAAGATAGCCTACAAAGgtgaagttgaaaatttttaacCTTTCCAGTTAAGAGTTTTACccatatatatatccaaaatttTGTTGATTATTTCTTTTCAACATTGGTAGTGGACAACGGTggctctaaattttttttttaagaaacttaaattatgcaaaatttaattttaaaaaaagaacttgaatatattatcaaccaaactaaaaaagaaaaaaaaaaaccactcaaaaacatgaaattttacaatttttttttacaaatttttatatcttaaaatcttcattattaatactattagcttcattattagttctaagattaattattattattgttaagtgAAATGGAATACAATACACTTAGAGCCACGGGAATCCGAGTACAATACCatcaattaaacaaacaaataaaaagcacaattatgaaatttatatataaataatataacataaagTTCACAATAGTAttttataagctagtgcctagAACTACTACACATACTGATTTTTTCTGTTATTGAACAACACGTGTAGTGATCTTAGGTCactgatttttcaaaaatatcaattaataaaatataatatacacTTACTAGTTACTTTACTAAACAAGAGTCAAAATCAAACTTTAAGTATAAAACTTACATTGAACACAGGCAGCACTACAACATTAGTCATGTAAATGATTATCAAGTTCCCGATCCAAATCTTAGTATATTAAAATCCTACATCATTAAGACATTTTAAATCTCTCTAGGATCTATACTAAAGTGGGATTTGTGTGGGATCCCGGTCCAGATCTTAGATTTCTATAAGATCGTAATCCTATAATGATACCAAAGATCTTGTGCTATtaaggaaaattcaaaaaaaaaatttcttgtttattttcagCCTCCAAATGGAGCCTAAAGGCCCCaaactgataaaaaaataaaagatcaaCTTAGTAGCCCTTGCCtagatttatattttaaaaaaattaaaatgtaaaaaaaaaaaaaaaaaaaaaaaaactcttcaccTCACCCTAACCTAATCGACAAAATCATAGAAGAAAGAGACTAGAGAGTATAGGGCTAGTGCATGAAGGACTAGAGATTAGTAATGAATTTGAGTTTGATGATGCCAATGAAAGTGAAGTGAATGAACCTCCAAATGCAACATTAAGAGATTTTGATAATTATCCAATGGATGATGCGGGCCATGTGGTTTCTAACGATGTTGAGAATGTTGTTTATGATGATCAACCTTACTTTGAAAAACCTAGTCAAGATAACCAAAACTTTGGTCATGATGTTTGAGTGTGTTTGTGGTGTTGTTTGGAtcattattatttagtttatgttAATTCTGTGAAACATTATGCATTGTTATAtgttttgtgttgtttaaagtacctttgttttatgtttttataaaaattaattgtaaattataaatataggttttttttaggttttttaatTGGAAAGTAGGATTTTACGATCCTTGTCCTGATTCTACAATCCAATCCCCAAACCCTCTCATCGATTCTATGTGAGATCTCAATCCTAATAACCTTGGTCATatatgataggccaagaatgtattgacccgtAGTgataaattaacaaattaatttagccaagttaattaattaatccaattaacatgcaatagcgtggtagcacaaacaaatcaccaactaagttaatatgcagcgaaaaataaatttgacatggtgatttgtttacgaatgggaaaaacctccaatgcaaaaaccccaccaggtgattttaaggtcaccacttccgagactccactattatcacaagcagttataagtaaaggaatctcagtaccttataccaacctatagttgaacccttaccccaatacctaattggacttgttctatagtgacaatgtCTCCGTTTAATggacggctcccagtacgtgactaaccaattcgatgcacggatccaagtacatgactaaccaccaacttgagaaggatgttggctgcaaagttcatCAGTTCAACACATGATAaagatcacgaaactccttggttacaaaacctttcGGCATACAAATGCAGCAGCTTcttgaagagaaaaatgaactagggcatatgtctccggtcacaatataCTTGTGAAAAACTTTTGCACTGAGTTGCATCAactgtgacggcccttaaaataatccttatagatgtttaaggttgtgagaaaagaaagcctaaacatgtatccacagattggagtgaaatcagatttgaaaaactgattttcataaatctcgatagataggctatctatcaagagctgtcgagcatcgggcttaaaaaatcttttaaacctcgatagatactagctgtcgagctagctatcgagttttaaaatccagcacttcttcacttgattcttggacctatttgcatgactttaatactagaatttgaaaccttgttccttgaagtattaaacacatcctagatctacccaattacaagtaaaatacgttttgtcaaaggattagccaattctacatttacatatgttcctaacatggttcacatatgtcctaataatttccccctttggcaatccgtgacaaaaccacaataaacaaatgaacatatgagagaagtcataaatcactcaactcatactcacttgttgaatacaataaaatctatcctaacacaaactcttgaaaaaatttgcaagaagagagttcatggcaagaaagactttgacaacctatatttctgatACACTTTAATCAAAATACATcacggcatcttagtgtgagacagaaataaaagattgcatacaataaataagaagcatgtgcataaagagagaaaagaaacaacacatgaaaagataggtgaaaaaaatgtaataacaacctatatatatatatatatatatatatatatatatatatatatatataaaagaatacaaggtttgctatcacaatgtaagaacaatgtatctcaaaagtaaagaaaagaaaagatacaaagagtcttcactacatccctcaaaaagaaaacactcTCCCTAACAAATATATCTCCTATaactaactctctctctctatgtacatgactactctcatatccaaaactactcctcCCTTTTTGTTACGAATGATATAGGATAAATCGTTGAGAAACagtcatctcatcatcattggaagagctagcatcctcatcctcatcctcatcagcaGCACCATCAGAGTCACCATTGTCGTCCTCGTCC
It encodes:
- the LOC142624261 gene encoding toll/interleukin-1 receptor-like protein gives rise to the protein MVFLTNEGASSSSSTCRKKYDVFLSFRGEDTRTGFTTYLYKALEQKGINTFMDDKLPRGEEISAELLKTIEESMILVIVFSKNYAESKWCLNELVKIVECSKNDQMVLLRPIFYNVEPREVRHQLGNFGIALANHEKEFKDNMEKMPRWREALGKAANVSGSYYQDGYVSIFFILRKIYIRKRLESIGLVHEGLEISNEFEFDDANESEVNEPPNATLRDFDNYPMDDAGHVVSNDVENVVYDDQPYFEKPSQDNQNFGHDV